The genome window AATTAGGAAGTTAGTTTCTGAAAGTATAGCGAGCAGAAGTATCTCAGACGTACCCATTGGAACTTTTTTATCTGGAGGTGTCGATTCGTCAATAGTAACCGTATCATTGGCAAAATCATTGAGCCAACCTGTAAATACTTTTTCGATAGGTTTTGATAAGAAGGTTTTCGACGAAACAGAGAAATCGAGAGTTGTAGCTGAATTAATTAAAAGTAACCATCATGAATTCATCATTGGAGAAAAAGATTTTGAACAAGATTTAGATCCAATTCTCAAGAATTTTGATGAACCCTTTGCTGATTCATCTGCGTTGCCAAGTTACTATGTAGCTCATAAAACGAAAGGGTATGTAACTGTTGCCTTAACGGGTGATGGAGGTGATGAAGTGTTTGGAGGATACAACAAATATCGCATTGGAGGAATGAATAGAAAATATACCTCTTTGATGCCCGAATATATGCATAAAAGTTCACTTGCTTTATTGAATAAAGTTTTAGCTCAAAAGGAAGATAAGAGAGGTTTAAAATTTCAAATCAAAAAGACATTAAACTCCATAGATTATAACGGGAATTTCTTTTACAACATTATTAAGTTAGGCTTTAATGATAATCAAATTAAAGCAGCTTTATTACCACATTACAAAGTAGCGGATAGTCTTTCTTATTATAAAGAAAAATTGCCAGTTGCTAGAAATCTTACAGAGTTCAGAGAGGTAGACCGTATGATAAGTCTGGAAGGAGATATGCTTGTAAAAGTTGATAGGACAAGTATGTTGACATCTTTAGAATCTAGAGCTCCGTTTTTAAATAAGAAGATTTGGGATTTCACCAATACTTTGCCAGAAGAATACCTTATAAAGGGAAATGATAAAAAGAGAATTCTAAAAAAAGCTTTTGAAAACGATTTTCCAACGAATTTTTTAGAAAAATCTAAACAAGGATTTGGTGTGCCCGTTGGCGATTGGCTTAAAACAGTTTTGAAAAATGAATTACTAAGCTATATAGATAAAAAATTTGTTCAAGATCAACAAATTTTCGAATTTTCAGTAATCAATACATTAGTGTCAAATCATCTTAATAATATTGAAGATAATACTTTTGCTGTTTGGACTTATTATTGCTTCCAAAAATGGTTTTGTAATACACATCTTGAAATTTCATAAAGTAGAATATGTTGAAAAAGAACTCAAAATTAATTAGAATAACGACTATACCAGGCTCTCTTAAGATATTATTAAAAGGACAGCCAAAATACATGAGTAACAATTCTTTTGATGTGATTGGAGTATCTAGTTATGGAAATGAATTATTAGATGTAAAAAGAGAGGAAGGTATAAAGGTCTATCCAATAGAAATGTCTAGGAAAATCACACCTATCAAAGACATTAAATCATTATGGTCTATGTATAGATTGCTTAAAAAAGAGAAGCCTCAAATCGTTCATACGCATACTCCTAAAGCAGGTATTGTAGGGATGTTAGCTGCGAAATTTGCAGGTATCCCTATTCGTTTGCATACAGTTGCCGGGCTTCCTCTTATGGAGGCAAAAGGCAATAAACGAAAAATTTTGGATTTTGTAGAGAAACTAACTTATTCTTCTGCGACTAAAATTTATCCTAACTCTCTTGGATTATATAATTTTATTTTACAGAATGGTTATGCCTCAAAAGATAAATTACATGTGATTGCAGACGGTTCTTCAAATGGAATAGATACCAATTTTTTTTCTAAAGAAAATATCTCTCTTGATGAGCAAGTATCTCTAAAAACAAAACTAATTATAAATGAAAATGACTTTGTGTTTGTTTTTGTTGGTCGCTTAGTGGGAGATAAAGGTATTAATGAATTGATTTCAGCTTTTTCGAAATTGCAAATAGATAATGTTAAATTATTATTAGTAGGTAGTTTTGAAGCAGAATTAGATCCACTAAATATTGAAACATTAAAAGAAATTAATACCAATTCAAAAATAATAAGTGTTGGTTTTCAAAAAGATGTTCGTCCATATTTTGCTATTTCAAATGTTTTAGTATTTCCTAGCTACCGGGAAGGTTTTCCAAACGTTGTAATGCAAGCTGGAGCTATGGAATTGCCAAGTATTGTGTCTAATATTAATGGATGTAATGAAATTGTTCAAGAAGGAAAAAATGGAACAATTATTTCTGTAAAAAGTAGTGAGGAAATTTTAAATGCAATGCAAAAATTAATTTCTGATAAAAACTATTATGCTTCATTACAAATAAATGCAAGACCGATGATTCAATCTCGTTATGAACAATCTGTAGTTTGGGAAGCAATATTAGATGAATATAATCTTTTAATTAGTCAATTGCCCAATTCTTAAATTTATTATTTTTGTTCTATGTACAAAAATTACTTAAAACGTTTTTTTGATTTCCTAATTGCTTTGATAGGATTTACAATGATATCTCCTATTTTTTTGATAGTTGCTATAGCTCTATGTTTTGCCAATCAAGGAAAACCGTTTTTCTTTCAGGCTAGACCTGGTAAGAATGAGAGAATCTTTAGGATTATTAAGTTCAAAACGATGAATGATAAAAAAGATCCAAACGGAAATCTTTTATCAGATGCCGAACGACTTACTCCAATTGGAGCTTTTGTCCGTAAAACAAGTTTGGACGAGATTCCTCAGTTAATTAATGTATTGAAAGGTGATATGTCTATTATTGGTCCAAGACCATTATTACCACAATATTTACCTTTGTATAATAAAGAGCAAAAACGTCGTCATGATGTACGTCCAGGTATTACGGGTTGGGCACAAGTAAATGGTAGAAATGCCATTTCTTGGACTAAGAAATTTGAATTAGATATTTGGTATGTAGACCATTTATCTTTTATCTTAGATATAAAAATATTTTTCTTAACTATCAAAAAAGTTGTTGTTCGAGAAGGGATTTCTCAAGAAGGACAAGCAACTATGGAAATGTTTAATGGTAATAATTAAAAAAT of Empedobacter falsenii contains these proteins:
- the asnB gene encoding asparagine synthase (glutamine-hydrolyzing); amino-acid sequence: MCGINGFISNKNIDRSLALNKLEAMNNRIIHRGPDEDGFFVDDCDNRTVAFAMRRLSIIDLSTGKQPIFSDDKQKVIVFNGEIYNYLELKKTLVNDGVTFTTTSDTEVILKLYEKYGVEAFKMLDGMFAFSILDKTINKVFITRDFFGEKPLYYKYDEAGLQWCSELKSLLKVITGKPQISVEGLNLFLQLTYIPAPFTIYEGIKKLEANHFIEYDLESKKMNIEKIHFIENVSKIKKQDISFEEAKNEIRKLVSESIASRSISDVPIGTFLSGGVDSSIVTVSLAKSLSQPVNTFSIGFDKKVFDETEKSRVVAELIKSNHHEFIIGEKDFEQDLDPILKNFDEPFADSSALPSYYVAHKTKGYVTVALTGDGGDEVFGGYNKYRIGGMNRKYTSLMPEYMHKSSLALLNKVLAQKEDKRGLKFQIKKTLNSIDYNGNFFYNIIKLGFNDNQIKAALLPHYKVADSLSYYKEKLPVARNLTEFREVDRMISLEGDMLVKVDRTSMLTSLESRAPFLNKKIWDFTNTLPEEYLIKGNDKKRILKKAFENDFPTNFLEKSKQGFGVPVGDWLKTVLKNELLSYIDKKFVQDQQIFEFSVINTLVSNHLNNIEDNTFAVWTYYCFQKWFCNTHLEIS
- a CDS encoding glycosyltransferase family 4 protein, with protein sequence MSNNSFDVIGVSSYGNELLDVKREEGIKVYPIEMSRKITPIKDIKSLWSMYRLLKKEKPQIVHTHTPKAGIVGMLAAKFAGIPIRLHTVAGLPLMEAKGNKRKILDFVEKLTYSSATKIYPNSLGLYNFILQNGYASKDKLHVIADGSSNGIDTNFFSKENISLDEQVSLKTKLIINENDFVFVFVGRLVGDKGINELISAFSKLQIDNVKLLLVGSFEAELDPLNIETLKEINTNSKIISVGFQKDVRPYFAISNVLVFPSYREGFPNVVMQAGAMELPSIVSNINGCNEIVQEGKNGTIISVKSSEEILNAMQKLISDKNYYASLQINARPMIQSRYEQSVVWEAILDEYNLLISQLPNS
- a CDS encoding sugar transferase — its product is MYKNYLKRFFDFLIALIGFTMISPIFLIVAIALCFANQGKPFFFQARPGKNERIFRIIKFKTMNDKKDPNGNLLSDAERLTPIGAFVRKTSLDEIPQLINVLKGDMSIIGPRPLLPQYLPLYNKEQKRRHDVRPGITGWAQVNGRNAISWTKKFELDIWYVDHLSFILDIKIFFLTIKKVVVREGISQEGQATMEMFNGNN